From the genome of Candidatus Methylomirabilota bacterium, one region includes:
- a CDS encoding lysylphosphatidylglycerol synthase domain-containing protein — protein MTGRWRRVLLLLAGAVFIGWLVWDLGPASVWEAIHRLGWWLAVLVLMPFSLAVILDSLGWRILLAGNGVPFTVLIGARLAGEAVNLATPMAALGGEPLKAYLVRDHLPLDEGLASVIVDKTTVVIGQALFLAGGLVLALALEPPRSLLYVMTGLLAAEIAGAGGFALAQRAGVLGSGGAWLLDRLGLRGIEGHREMLARIDGWLGRFYRERLAGIAGSALLHALAWAVGGLEIYVILGLLGKPVTLATALVLEAFGTAVKFVTFMIPGSLGALEGGNAAIFAAFGLGGALGLVTTLVRRLREATWVLIGMAVLSAFKTRPAAPVID, from the coding sequence ATGACCGGACGGTGGAGGCGGGTGCTCCTGCTCCTGGCGGGGGCGGTCTTCATCGGGTGGCTCGTGTGGGATCTGGGACCGGCGAGCGTGTGGGAAGCCATCCACAGACTGGGCTGGTGGCTCGCCGTCCTGGTCCTCATGCCTTTCAGCCTGGCCGTGATCCTCGATAGCCTCGGCTGGCGCATTCTGCTCGCCGGCAATGGAGTGCCCTTCACCGTCCTCATCGGCGCACGTCTGGCCGGCGAGGCGGTCAACCTCGCCACGCCCATGGCTGCCCTCGGCGGCGAGCCACTCAAGGCCTATCTGGTGCGGGACCATCTCCCGCTGGACGAAGGGCTCGCCTCGGTCATCGTGGACAAGACCACCGTTGTAATCGGTCAGGCCCTCTTCCTCGCGGGGGGACTGGTGCTCGCGCTCGCCCTCGAGCCGCCGCGGAGCCTCCTCTACGTCATGACGGGCCTGCTCGCAGCGGAAATCGCGGGCGCCGGCGGCTTCGCGCTGGCGCAGAGGGCGGGCGTGCTCGGTAGTGGGGGCGCCTGGCTGCTCGATCGACTCGGACTCCGCGGGATCGAGGGCCACCGCGAGATGCTCGCGCGCATCGACGGCTGGCTCGGGCGATTCTACCGCGAGCGCCTCGCCGGGATCGCCGGCTCGGCCCTGCTGCACGCGCTCGCCTGGGCCGTGGGTGGCCTCGAGATCTATGTCATCCTTGGCCTGCTCGGCAAGCCGGTCACGCTCGCCACGGCCCTCGTGCTCGAAGCGTTCGGCACCGCGGTCAAGTTCGTGACCTTCATGATCCCCGGCTCGCTCGGCGCGCTCGAGGGTGGCAATGCCGCGATCTTCGCGGCCTTTGGGCTGGGCGGTGCGCTCGGGCTGGTCACCACGCTCGTCCGCCGGCTCCGCGAGGCGACCTGGGTCCTCATCGGCATGGCAGTGCTCTCCGCGTTCAAGACACGCCCGGCTGCTCCCGTGATCGACTAG